TAGCTACATTCCCTATGCTTCTTTAGATATTCACTCAATCAATTCACATGCACAACAACGTGGATGGGAAACATTAAGCTTTTGGAGATTACCCAAACCACGTAGTGAAAAGCATCCTTCCCCTCTTTGTCCGTGTTTTTTTTAAAACGTGTATTTTGATCAATCTCGACTATTTTATTGAATAACTACAAACTATCTTATAATAGTATAATCTTGTCGTGCTACGACCATAGAAGTActgaaacaagaaaaaaaaaaagtatatactTGGACGATCTAttaaatatttcaaattttgCTTTTCTAGAGAGACGAGAGGTTTAGTTTAATTAACCTGAATGAGGCAGTTATGAAAATCTTAATCAGACTCTACACTACTATGCACTTTAAGTCAATCTTGATTAAGATGGATATCTACGCTATCGTACCTCCTCCTTGTGTCAGTTAATGCTTAGGTGCATATTTTGTTACTACTCTAATTTAAACTTTGATCTTCTCTCCATGTCATTTAATGCCCGTGCTCGAATATAGGCCGACCTAAATTTTGGTAGTAAACAGTTCGACATTTTGTTggacaataatttttttttactggTCAATATATGATGCCTATTAAGTTGACCAGACTATCTAGATTCTAGTACTATACTATGAACGTTCCTCAAAGgagagaaagaaaaagggaaaatctCACGTGGTATTATTTAAGGATACTGTAATGCCCTTATGTACCTTAAGCATTGTCAAtgtcttttttgttttttccctGAGATTAAGAATAGTAAAACTTATTTGTCAAATAACTTTTTTATATGTGATTTTTAATTAGAGCACCGCTAGCAAAAGTTTTTTGTTTTGCCcctggaggacaagatgcgagaaATGAGGTTAAGATGATACAGACATGTGAATAGGAAAGATGTAAATGCCCTtatgaggaggtgtgagagattGGTCTTGATAGGCACGAGGAAGATATAAGTAGGCCTAAGAGGTATTATGGTGAGGGGATTAGTCGGGAGATACGCAACTTCAACTTACTGAGGATATGAGGGTGTGGAAGTcgaaaattagcatagaagattAATAGGTTGAGTGTATTTCCTTGCCATACTAGTTGCATTAGTGGTCAGGATTAGGGTAAAAAATTAATAGGTTGAGTGTATTTCCTTGCTATTCTAGTTGCATTAGTATTAGTCTTGTATTTTCTTGTTCGTAGATTTTTATTTCTACCTATTATTATTTCGCTTCAGTTATCTTGCTActgctttttttatttatttttgaattttatttatttttgaaccGAGGGTCTTCAAAAACAGTCTATCTCTACAGGATGGGGTAAAGTCTAGGTACACACTACCTTTAAGTATTCAAGAGAAACTGTGTTGCCTTGAAATCATATCACAAATAGATGTTGGTGAAAGTACATCTTGAAATCTGATAGAAAGGATATCACAGAACTATATCAATTTATGTATCTAAACTAATGTACATTTGCCTTACAAAAGTTGAAGTCCCTCCCAAAGCAGAATTTACAACAGGAGGTAAACAAAGCTTGACCAAAATCATAAAACCAAAATTATACCAAGAGGAAAGAaagatcaaaaagaaaaaaaaaatgaaaagcacTAACTTCAACTATGATGCTAGAAATTTGCTCCTTGCTATACATCCCAACCATCTTTTCGATGGTGAAATTCTGATTTTCTACTTGATATGCTTCCATACATTTCAGAAAATTTTTGGAGGCAACTGCTTCTTAGCCCATAGTGAGTCTGCGTATTCCGGCTAATTGCAACaccagaaaattttgaagtatcgATTGCCCATGCAGGTTTAACGTATTCAACTGTACTAGACGAGCTCGCGTTTGCATATAAGTAGTTTAGCAAAACATCCTCACAGTTAAAAAGCTTGTCCACCACTTCTCTACCTGCAGCAGCTTCATCGCTCCAGTACTTCTCGAAAGCCATTTTGCTGTCGACAAAGGCTGCTCCTGTTAGAATCATATTATAACCATTGTGCTCGCGAGCATGATTCTCAGCCCTATATTTCAATGGGTTTCCATCTGCAAGCCGGGGATAAAACCCTACTATGCGCTCAGGATGCTCACGCCATACCTTAAATCCACGTTCAACATCATCACAAGGCATCATAATGTCATCATCAAGTTCAAGAACCGCACGTGTCTTTATCAAAGGATCTACCTTAAATCGATTGTTCAGCGAGTTTTGTTCCTCTACTCTTATCCTAACTGGCACTGCTGAATCAAGCTCACTCAATTCTGGAGGTTGGCCTTTATTCCACACTACAACAATATCACGAACTGAAGAACACCTCGAGTAATGCTTGACATACATTTTCAAGTTCCAGAGCCGAGCATCATAGGTCATTGTTAATAAAGTGAACTGAGAGTACTGACCGTTCAACGGGTAAGCTTCCTGTGCACCGCTGCCTCCATAGAAGTACTTAACTCCGGTGCACATTAACACCACAGTCACTAGAAATACTAAAGCAAGAACAAACCCTCCACTGCATGTTTTTGGATTTATTCTGGCACGGAGAGACGAGCTTGCTCTGTTCAAGCGGCTACAGACTAGTCTCATTCTAGAAGATAACAAGCTTGATCTTTCCCAATCGAATGCGGCATCACTCCTCTTTCCAACATTGTGAGGGCACCAACTTAAGGGTACTAATCCTTTCACTGCTCCTAGTAACATACCAAAGAGTATAACCAGAACTACAACACCTAAAGCTGATGCAAAACCTAAAATAAACCGTCGATTTACATCTCCTGAAGGGACTCGGTCCCCGTCCATAACTGCAACCCACTCCCCGGAGCTTAGTTGTTGCACGTCAAGTTGATGACTGCGGGCCCCATTCCAGGCATTCCGTCCCTTCATCGACTCTTTAAGACCCAGAGGGACTTCAACTTCTTTGTACTCAGTAGGAGTCAGAACCTCTATTTTGAAGAGACGCAGGCGTCGCCCATATGTCTCACCACAGTCTTGACCAGCACGATAAAGATGTCCATCGTATAAAAATGGTCTACCTCCATTTCGGGCTCCCTTGCTCTTGTCTGTGTTATAGATAGGATTCTTTTTGTGTGGTTTCCAAGGACCAAGAGGTGAGCTACTATACCAAATCTCCAACTGACCGTTCTTCTTGGCACCAATTCCACTATGATCTGAACCGAAAAGCCAGTACTTCCCATCATGTTGAGTTATAAAAGAATCAACAAGCGGCTTTTTCATTATGATCTTTTCCAGTTTCCATTCTGTAGGAAACTTTACAGCTCGATAAAGACGAAGATCCCCTTTTGCGCTGCCCTCAGGCATCATATAGATCTGCACAAAATAAAAAGTTGATGGAAATATTAATCACGACGTTAAGAAAAGTAGACGTCAATGATAGCGCAAGTGTAATGTTGTTGTTTCAGATAAAGTTACATGACATATAAATAGTTAAGGAAGTAAAAAAGCTTACATTGCCATTGTAGTCAAAGACATAAGGATAGGAGAGATGCCAGTCTTCATCCAGAGCAACACCCAACTGTTCCCACGTTGCTCCCTTATCAGTACTTCTTGCAACTCCAATATCGCCTTGCATTGTGATTGAATTCTTTGATTCAAAGAACAAGTAAAGGATGTCTCCCTGAATAAATgtaacaaaaaggaaaaataacaatcAAGATCCTGCATGGCCTAAAAGAGAGGAATCTAAAGATCGTAGCACAACCAGACACCCCAGtgaaaattgttcaaaaataaaatatcatgTAGCACTACAATTAGACAAGTCATATATATGGTATTACTTTCAGAAGAGAATCCTAAATCTATGAAAACAGTTTATTGACAGTAAGAGAAACTCAAGAATCCTGGTTTTAATTGTAAATAATTGAAGCAAACTTATTCTGTTTGAGTATGTAACGCTTTGAATCTTATTCTTATACAACTCAATTTTTTCCGTGGCATTTAAAACTCGAGTGAGGAGTCAGTCAACAAATTTCCTGATAAAAAGAGAACTTCTGGGTACAATGACCATTTCTAATTCTACATAGTTGTACCAGACCATGGATTTTTATTAATTACATGTAACATCATTGGCTTTG
The sequence above is drawn from the Nicotiana tabacum cultivar K326 chromosome 13, ASM71507v2, whole genome shotgun sequence genome and encodes:
- the LOC107761993 gene encoding glucosamine inositolphosphorylceramide transferase 1, yielding MGSLPIAVSGTNVHGGGGGGRWWQWCNNKNNNSNTTKSNINGSSNSSSSDPCANSSAFVFFLVSFVCLASIAGIYCRLLLPPNVHTTLSSLGCHEDNEGSWSIGVYYGDSPFNLKPIEEANVWRNKSASWPVANPVVTCASASGASFPSNFVADPFLYVQGDILYLFFESKNSITMQGDIGVARSTDKGATWEQLGVALDEDWHLSYPYVFDYNGNIYMMPEGSAKGDLRLYRAVKFPTEWKLEKIIMKKPLVDSFITQHDGKYWLFGSDHSGIGAKKNGQLEIWYSSSPLGPWKPHKKNPIYNTDKSKGARNGGRPFLYDGHLYRAGQDCGETYGRRLRLFKIEVLTPTEYKEVEVPLGLKESMKGRNAWNGARSHQLDVQQLSSGEWVAVMDGDRVPSGDVNRRFILGFASALGVVVLVILFGMLLGAVKGLVPLSWCPHNVGKRSDAAFDWERSSLLSSRMRLVCSRLNRASSSLRARINPKTCSGGFVLALVFLVTVVLMCTGVKYFYGGSGAQEAYPLNGQYSQFTLLTMTYDARLWNLKMYVKHYSRCSSVRDIVVVWNKGQPPELSELDSAVPVRIRVEEQNSLNNRFKVDPLIKTRAVLELDDDIMMPCDDVERGFKVWREHPERIVGFYPRLADGNPLKYRAENHAREHNGYNMILTGAAFVDSKMAFEKYWSDEAAAGREVVDKLFNCEDVLLNYLYANASSSSTVEYVKPAWAIDTSKFSGVAISRNTQTHYGLRSSCLQKFSEMYGSISSRKSEFHHRKDGWDV